One segment of Elusimicrobiota bacterium DNA contains the following:
- the gap gene encoding type I glyceraldehyde-3-phosphate dehydrogenase codes for MPIKVAINGFGRIGRLVLRAALSRKGTDALQWVAVNDLTDAATLAHLFEYDSTFGRFPGKVKAEGNLIKVNDSQVEIVSVKEPKELPWKKLGVDYAVESTGRFTEAEKAKGHLEAGARKVVISAPAKGEDITVCMGINEDQYDPQKHQVVSNASCTTNCVAPLAKVLHEIFTINRGYMVTIHAYTNDQPTLDFPHKDLRRARAAALSMIPSTTGAAKAIGLVLPELSGKLNGMAVRVPTPDVSMVSLSAHVAKATGKVEVNEMFRQAAESSRLKGYLSYSELPLVSKDFQGNPSSCIFDSTLTDVIDGTLVNVFGWYDNEWGYANRVVDLLTYMASKEPKSAAVKKTVKAGR; via the coding sequence ATGCCTATTAAGGTAGCGATTAACGGTTTTGGACGAATCGGACGCCTGGTTTTGCGCGCGGCCCTTTCCCGCAAAGGAACGGATGCCCTGCAATGGGTTGCGGTCAATGATTTGACGGACGCGGCCACCTTGGCCCACCTTTTTGAATACGATTCCACGTTTGGCCGCTTCCCCGGCAAAGTCAAAGCCGAGGGCAATCTTATTAAAGTCAATGATTCCCAGGTTGAGATCGTTTCCGTGAAGGAACCCAAGGAACTTCCCTGGAAAAAACTGGGCGTTGATTATGCGGTGGAATCCACGGGACGTTTTACCGAGGCCGAAAAAGCCAAAGGGCATTTGGAAGCCGGAGCCAGAAAGGTCGTGATTTCGGCGCCGGCCAAAGGCGAAGATATTACGGTTTGTATGGGCATCAACGAAGATCAATATGATCCCCAAAAACACCAAGTCGTCTCAAACGCCTCCTGCACCACGAATTGCGTGGCTCCGTTGGCCAAAGTGCTGCATGAAATTTTTACCATCAATCGAGGTTACATGGTGACGATTCATGCCTACACCAACGACCAGCCGACCCTTGATTTTCCGCATAAGGATCTTCGCCGGGCCCGTGCCGCGGCCCTGTCCATGATTCCGTCGACCACCGGCGCGGCCAAGGCCATCGGGCTTGTTTTGCCGGAGCTTTCCGGCAAATTAAACGGCATGGCGGTCCGGGTTCCGACCCCCGACGTTTCCATGGTCAGCCTTTCCGCTCACGTGGCCAAAGCCACGGGCAAGGTCGAGGTCAATGAAATGTTCCGTCAAGCGGCCGAATCCTCGCGCCTGAAAGGTTATTTATCGTACAGCGAATTGCCCCTGGTCTCCAAAGATTTCCAGGGCAATCCCTCAAGCTGTATTTTCGATTCGACGCTCACCGATGTCATTGACGGCACGTTAGTCAATGTGTTCGGCTGGTATGACAATGAGTGGGGTTACGCGAACAGGGTCGTGGATTTGTTGACCTACATGGCCTCAAAGGAACCCAAGTCTGCGGCTGTAAAAAAAACCGTTAAAGCCGGCCGGTAG
- the rocF gene encoding arginase has translation MSKKKKVALLGVPMDLGGNRRGVDMGPSAIRMTKLSEQIQEMGRQVQDWGDIDVPIPEERKPGDAKKKYAAEIYKVCERLDKRVHRALNEEFMPVVLGGDHSLAMGSVSGAAKYFDQQNKKLGLIWFDAHGDMNTPQSTQSGNVHGMPFAHIMGMGDPKLAALGGIKGKVLPQNACLIGARDIDDREKAMIAQSQIKVFTMKEIDRFGISKVMEEALSLAANGTGGVHLSYDIDVMDPALAPGVGTPKRGGLSYREAHLAMELLADSAMICSMDMVEVNPILDVKNSTAELASELILSLLGKRIF, from the coding sequence ATGTCGAAAAAGAAAAAAGTGGCGCTGCTGGGCGTCCCCATGGATTTAGGCGGCAATCGCCGCGGCGTGGATATGGGGCCCAGCGCGATCCGCATGACGAAACTCTCCGAGCAAATTCAAGAAATGGGCCGGCAGGTCCAGGACTGGGGCGATATCGACGTGCCCATCCCGGAGGAACGCAAACCAGGCGACGCCAAAAAAAAATACGCCGCCGAAATTTACAAAGTCTGCGAGCGCCTGGACAAACGCGTTCACCGCGCGCTCAATGAAGAATTCATGCCCGTAGTTTTAGGCGGCGATCACAGCCTGGCCATGGGTTCGGTCTCCGGAGCGGCCAAATATTTCGATCAACAAAACAAAAAATTGGGGCTGATCTGGTTCGACGCCCACGGGGACATGAATACGCCGCAGTCCACGCAATCGGGGAACGTGCACGGCATGCCCTTCGCGCATATCATGGGCATGGGCGATCCCAAACTGGCCGCCTTAGGCGGCATCAAAGGGAAAGTCCTGCCTCAGAACGCCTGCTTAATCGGCGCCAGGGACATCGACGATCGCGAAAAAGCGATGATCGCGCAATCGCAAATCAAAGTTTTTACCATGAAGGAAATCGACCGTTTCGGCATCTCCAAAGTCATGGAAGAGGCCCTGTCTTTGGCCGCCAACGGCACGGGGGGCGTTCACCTCAGCTACGACATCGATGTCATGGACCCGGCCCTGGCTCCGGGCGTGGGCACGCCCAAACGAGGGGGGCTGAGCTACCGGGAAGCGCATTTGGCCATGGAGCTGCTGGCTGATTCAGCCATGATTTGCTCGATGGACATGGTGGAAGTCAATCCGATCCTGGACGTCAAAAACTCGACCGCCGAATTAGCGAGCGAGCTGATCCTCTCCTTATTAGGGAAACGAATTTTTTGA